ATTGATCAATATTATATTTATTTTTTATTGGGTGTTTAAAAAACCGCGTTACATTTGGCCATCATTGATAGCCATCCTGATTGGATGGAGCCAGTTGAATAGTTTTATTTCATTCAGTAGCCAACAACCCGAATCTGAAGGTGAGACCATCACTATAATGTCCTTCAATATCAGTAATGCGTCTTTTGGCTATGATAAAAACAAAAAAACACGGGAACTAAAAAAAGAAGGATTAATTGATTTTTTGGATCAATTCAAGAACACCGATATAATATGTTTTCAGGAAGTCGGTGATTATGCATATGAAATTCTTAAAAAAAACTTTCCAAAGCATCATATCTATTTCAAACAAAAAGGAGCTGTCATACTTTCTAAATATCCTTTCAGAGATAAAGGTGAAATTGACTTCGGAACAAAGACCAATTCATGCCTTTGGGCAGATATCACGTTGGATGATGAAACATACAGGGTGTATAGCATCCATCTTCAGTCCAACCAAATAACTAGAGATACTGAAAAATTGGCCAATCAAAAAGAAATAAATCAAAAACAAGCCTGGTATGACATCAAAGGCATATTGCGAAAATTCAGAAATAACCACATACAACGCAGCAGACAAGCAGAAAAGATAGCAGAACACGTAAAAAAAAGTCAATATAAAGTAATCATGGCTGGTGACCTGAATGATCCGCCTCAGTCATATACTTATAAGGTTTTTTCATTATTGGGAAATGATGCTTTCAGAGAAAAAGGTGTGGGTATAGGGACAACCTTTGCCGGCAAAATACCATTGTTAAGAATTGATTATATCTTTGCAGATAAAAATCTGAAAGTACACGATTTCACCATCATCAAAGATAATTATTCAGATCACTACCCCATCTCGGCAACTTTGGAGTGGAATGATAAAATTGATGATGAATCATCTGATAAAGAATAAAGTGCACGCTTTTTTATTGAAATAAATTAAAAAAATATCATATGGCAGAAGTACTTGAATTAGCAAAAAATAATCTGGTCAAAAAAGGTTTTCTTGATATTGATGTGGACCCAACTTTAGACCTTGTGGAAGCCATCAATAAGTTAAAAAAAGAAAAAAATGCCATTATCCTGGCGCATTATTATCAGGAATCTGAAATCCAGGATGTGGCCGATTATATAGGTGATAGTCTGGGATTGTCTCAAAAAGCTGAAAGCACTGATGCCGATATGATAGTATTTGCAGGAGTGCATTTTATGGCTGAAACTGCCAAAATGCTTAATCCCTCAAAAAAAGTAGTTTTACCGGACCTGAAAGCCGGATGTTCCTTGGCTGACAGTTGCCCACCTGCTTTTTTCAAAAAATTTAAAGAAAAATATCCCGACCATGTAGTAGTGAGCTATATCAACTGCACAGCAGAATTGAAAGCGCTGACCGACATTTGCTGTACATCTTCCAATGCTGAAGCCATCATCAACAGTATACCAAAAGATAAAGGTATCATCTTCGCACCTGATAAAAACCTGGGAGCATATCTCGAGAAAAAAACAGGCAGAGATATGATTCTCTGGAACGGCGCATGTATGGTTCATGAAATTTTTTCACATGAAAAAATTGTAAAGCTTATGGCCAGATACCCTGATGCAAAGTTTATAGCTCACCCTGAGTGCGAAGCACATATTCTAGACAAAGCACATTTTATCGGCTCTACTACTCAATTGCTCAAGTACACCCAATCCTCTCCGGCTACATCTTTCATAGTTGCCACTGAAGCCGGTATCTTACACCAGATGGAACTGGCCTCACCGGATAAAACTTTTATCCCGGCACCACCCAACAACAATTGTGCATGTAATGATTGTCCTCATATGAAGCGAAATACCATGGAAAAACTGTACTTAAGTATGAAGTACGAGTTGCCGGAAATCATTCTTGAAGACTGGGTGATAGAAAAAGGAAGAATTTGTATAGACAGAATGCTCGATATCAGTGTTAAGGCAGGATTTAAAGCTTAATACCTAAAAATCAATGTCGTATAGTTAAGACATCTATATGAAGTCTTTCCCTTGTAAATGAAAGTTGGTAACTATATAGTTGAACATCATCAGGAACTTTTTTTAATCTGATTAATGTTTGGCACTGTTAAATCCATCGTACTATCTAATAAATATCAGATATTTGCATCTTCTTAAAAAAAATCAAAATAAGAATCATGTTTTTACACATACACAAGTCAAAAATTCATAGAGTCAGGGTCACACAAGCCAATCTCAATTATGTTGGTTCCATCACGATAGATGAAGATCTCATGGATGCTGCAAACCTTTACGAAGGCGAAAAAGTACAGATAGTCAACAACAACAATGGTGAACGTATAGAAACCTATGTCATCAAAGGTGAAAGAGGCTCCGGTATGATATGTCTCAATGGCGCGGCGGCTCGAAAAGCAGAGGTCGGTGATGTAGTCATCATTATTAGTTATGCACTCATGACTCCTGAAGAAGCAAAAGCTTACAAGCCTGTCGCTATCTTCCCTGATGAAGATAATAAAATCAACTAAAATTTCCGGATTTGCGAAGTCATATCACTAAAGGACTTAAAGTATTTATTTTTTTTGCAATTGGTATTGTCATCTTGTATCTATTGTATCAGCGCCAGGATGCCGCTTTCAGGGCGGATTGTGCCATCAAAGGTATAAGTGCTGAAAACTGCAGTCTTATGTCAAAAATTAAAGATGACATCAGCAATGCCAATTATTATTGGGTATCCATCACAATGATACTTTTTATGATTACCAACATACTCAGAGCACTGAGATGGAAAATGATGTTTGTAGCTATCGGGTATCGCCCACGTATGATCAATCTTTTTGGCACGATCATAATCAACTATCTCGCCAATTTAGGTATTCCGAGATCAGGAGAAGTCATACGCGCAGGATTATTATCCGGTTATGAAGATATACCAATAGAGAAAGTGTTAGGAACGATTTTTACAGACAGGATTTTTGATGTGATGATGCTGTTGATAGTAATCGTTCTGGCGATGTTTTTCGGAGGAAATGACTTCCTGGCCTACCTCAATCAAAACATAAGTATAGGCAGTAAGTTGGCCGGAATTTTTAATAATTCAGTATTAATTTATATAATAATTGCATTTCTGGTACTATCCACAGTTGTCATTTGGAAGTTCAGAACCAGGATCATGTCTACCAGACCAGGGAAAAAATTAGTTTCACTTTTTACTGGTTTTGCTGACGGAGTGAAAAGTGTTGCCAACGTTTCGTCAGTGCCCCTTTTCTTGTTCTACACAGGGGCAATTTGGTTTATATACTACCTGATGGTATATTTTGCATTTTTCACATTCTCACCTACAGCTCATCTTGGTCCCGTTGAAGGTTTAGTGGCATTTGTATTTGGAAGTCTGGGCATTCTGATCCCTACCCCAGGTGGAATGGGCAGTTTTCATTACCTCATGGGAGAAGCATTATCGATGTATGGTATAAGCGGTGCTGATGCTTTTTCTTTTGCCAATATCGTGTTTTTTTCTATCAATATATTTCTGCCTATAGTATTTGGATTATTGGCACTTATCTTACTACCTGCGGTAAACAAAGATGAATAATGACACTCATTAAAGAGAAAATCTATCAGTCTCACCAGCATATCAAAGATCAGATTGCTATCTGGAAGGCTTCCGGCAAAAAAATTGTCTTCACAAACGGATGTTTTGATTTAGTGCATGTAGGCCATGTGCTCTATCTTGAAAATGCTGCTCAGCTGGGAGATATTCTTGTAGTAGGGCTCAATAGCGACGACTCAGTGAGAAGGCTTAAAGGACCAACAAGACCTATCAATGATATCCTCAACAGATCACATGTACTTGCTGCATTGGCAAGCGTCGATGCAGTCATCATTTTTGAAGAAGATACACCATTAAATACTATCCATACGATCCTTCCCGATGTTTTAGTCAAGGGTGGTGACTGGAAACCGGATCAGATTGTAGGGAGTGACTTGGTTTTAGAGCATGGAGGTCAAGTATTGTCTTTGAATTTTGTAGATGGGTACTCCACTACACAGATTGAAAATAAGATCATCCAGCTCGGTTCGATTTGAGCATATTTGAGTGATTTTAACACCCGGAGTTCATTTGCTCTTCGTTGGGTTGCTCTTCGTTTGTCATACATCTTTCTCACAACCCCTGCCTTACTACTAAGGCAGTCAGGCTCATTTCCTAAAGAGACAATCTACCCAAAATCTTCTAAAATGGCCTTACTACCGATCAAAAAGCCAAATTTCCATCCCGCTACCTGAAGGCCGACCAGTCCCAAATTCTTCTTAAATGAACTTACAGTCCGGACCTAAATTCGCCTTTCCATAAAACAGGTAGTAAGTATCGGCTTATCTAAAAACTTATATCTAACTAAAAGGTATCAGCTGACATTCAACATCTGAAGTCAATTCCTCACCTTATCAGCCAGTGTGACCGAACCGGTGTATTGAATTTCTTTTCCGTCTATGAATCGAGCTCTGACAAAATACACAAAAACTCCGGGATCAAGGCGCACATTATTGTAGGTGCCATCCCAACCATCAGTGCCTGCAGGGTCCGGTATAAAATTACTCTTATCAAATACCATATTGCCCCATCGGTCATAAATAGAAAATGAGAGAAATTTTTCTACACCCGGCCCAACAACAGCCTGAAAATAGTCGTTAAACCCATCTCTGTTGGGCGTAAAAATATTGGGGAAATATACATTTCTTATATTATTCACTTTTACAGTGATTTCATCTGACCCCTTACAGCCTTTTTCATCAATGACCGAGGCAAGATAAGTGGTTGTGATGATTGGATTTACTTCCAAAGTAATACAATCCGGTGATAAACAATTTAAACTGCTTTTTGGTGTCCAGATGACTGTATCTATTTTAAATTCTGAATTGACATCTACTTTGAGCAAAACCGGATCCTGACCTAAATTCATCTCAATATCTGGGCCAAGGTTTACAGATATAGGCGCTGGCTGGTTGATAGTGATTATTGTATCAACTGAGCAACCGGCAGAGTCAATGAAACTTATAAAATACTGACCTGCACTGACTCTCACACAGGAGTCTATGGGAAAGCGTCTGCCGTTGTTAATTTGAAATGTATATCGATTGCCGGTACCGCCGGATACAGACTTTACAGAAATACAGGTACTGCCTCCATTGCATTGAGGCGGATTAGGATTGTTGACTTCTCCTCTCACTTGTGCCGGAGCGACAAGTGCATAGCAGAATGTGTCTTTGCATCCAAAGTTGTCTGTCACTGTAGCGCAGTAATTTCCTTCTTTTAATCCTATAGCAACCCCATTATCTATTGTTAGTCCTGACTGCCAGTTGATAGTTTTTATTCCCGGGTTTCCACCTGTGGTTTTAATTCCTATTCTGCCTGCATCTGTGCCTTTACAATCCAAGCCAACAAACTTACTTAGATCCAGCGAAGCCACCAATTCGGTAGGTTGTGCAACGGTGACACTGTCACTTTGCAGGCAATTATTGCTGTCACTGATAGTTACTTTGTAGGTTCCGGCTGCAAGATTGGTCAGTTCAGGGCCTGTTGTTCCGTCTTGCCATCTATAGGTATAGCTTATTCCAGTTCCTCCGGTCGCATTTATTCGGACGGATCCATTTCTGTTACCAAAACAAGAAGCATTGATCAATTGAGTCCTGATGCTATCAACGGCCAACTTTTCAAACGTGCCGGTATCAAAAAAAGTGGTATCAGAAACACAATTTTTATTATCTTTTGCAATCACCCAACTCTTTCCAGCTGAAAAATTTGAAGCAAAAAGTCCGTTTATACCCGTGGACCAGGAATAAGTCAAACCCGGAGGGCCACCTACAATTGCTGCCTGACCAGTAGCCAACCCAAAACACGTGACTTTGCGGGTTTCAGGGTTGGGAAAAGTAATCTTTGGAGGTTCGGTAATTATTATGGAATCGGTATTCTGACAACCGTCAGCGTTAAGTTCCTTTACAAAAACATAGTACTTACCTGCTCCAATATTTGCCACTGTCGAATCCTTGCTGATTTCGACTCCATTGACATCCTTCCACACCACATTATAAGCAACATTATTACCACTGACAGCGACAGATGCTCTACCGTCTTTGCTTCCTGCGCAAGTGATGGTTTTGGAAAGCATGGGTGTAAGCATGACTTCTTTCAAAGCCTGTGTCAGCGAATCACAAAATTCGGTAGTACATCCCTGACTATCTGTGATGGTGGCACAATATCTTCCTGCCCGCAGTCCTGACGCAATAGACGATGAGGAAGATACTCCTGTCTGCCATTTGATTTGTTTCTGACCTGAATTTCCGCCATTGATGACAAAAGCTACTGAACCACCTGTAAGGTTGATACAATCAGGATTCTTAAAATTGCCGGGATCTTTGATAGCTCTCAAACTATCAGGTTGAGTCAATGTCAAAGAGTCTATGGTCGAACATCCCCCACCATCAGTGATGGTAACGATATACTTACCTGCTACCAGATTGGAGAGAAAATCACCACTTCTTCCGTTTGACCATGCATAAAGGTACCCGGAGCCTGATCCTCCTTTGGATGCCACCGAAAGTGACCCGTTATTTTGACCAAAACACTTAGGATTGGCAAGTATAATATTGGCCTGATCTAAAGTTATCTTCTCTGGCTCTGTAATATTAAAAATGTCGTGTCAGATGTGCAGTTATTATTATCAAAACCGATCACCCAATGCCTACCTTTGGCAAGGTTTAATGCAAATGAGCCGGTAAAGCCATTGGACCAAGTAAAATTCAGATTTGGAATTGGGTCTATTTTAGCTCTTCCATCTGATTTTCCACCACATGTTACATTAATAGTATCCGGCCTAGGAAATGTGATCTTTGTTGGCTGGGTGATTACCACAGTATCTTTCTTTGGGCAATTTCCTGTATTTGATATGACCACAGTATAAGTACCGGCTTGAAGACTGATAATACTGTCTTTACCTATTGTTTGATTTGAAGCGTTTTTCCAATCAAAAGTATATCCTGCATTTCCACCTTTTACTCTTATCGTGGCATTGCCATTTTCCTGAAAACATCTGGCATTAATTACAATTTTTGTATAGGCAATAGAGTCTGGCTGTGTTATGAAGACGGTCTGTGTGACTGAGGCGCATTTGTTTTTGTCTGATACTACCACATTATACTTTCCTGGTCCTTTGTTGATCACATCTTGGGTTATGCCTGCACTATTGCCCAGACTGTCTGTCCACTGGATATCAAAAGGTCCGTTTTGACTCTGGATGTCAACAGTCAATGTTCCGTCTTTGGCTCCATAACATGTGATATTAGTCGATTTTGCAGTGATTTGTGGTCTCCCCGAAGGATCGAGCGTCTGACTGAATACAGAGGAACACTTATTGGCATCTGTGATAGTGACCTGATAATTGCCGCTATCTAAGTTTTTAATGCTATTTAATGTATCTGCTGGAGTCTGATTCCATTTGTATGAGTAACCAGGAGTACCGCCTGATGGATTTAGTGTAATGGAACCAGGGATATCACATTTGGGTTGTACCACTACCTGATTATAACTGATTGCAAACGGTGCAGATATGACCATAGTATCTGAAACTTCACATCCAGCTGAATTGATAGATCGCACAATATAAATGCCCGCACTATCAACCAAAATACTATCTCTGTCGATAATGGTTGAATTATTTAATTTTTGCCACTCAAAACTGTAGGCGGCATTACTACCTCCGACAATTTTTATCTCGGCTATTCCATCTCTGCTATTGTGGCATTTTGCAGCAATGGATGGGGATTTGATGGTGGTAAATATGGGAGGATTTGTCAAATTGATGCTATCCGTCAATGACTTGCATCCATCCTTATCCGTCACCTGTACATAATAGATTCCAGCACCTATACTGACAAGGGAGTCAGTCAGAGAGACGGTGAGACCACTACTATTTTTCCATACATAGGTATAGGGGCTGCTTCCACCCGAGGCTGAAACTTTGAGTTTACCATCGCTTTTTCCTGCGCATGATATTGTCTTAGTAATGCTCAGATTAGTAGCCAATGAACCCTGAGCGTTTAGCGTGATAGCGGCTGTGTCTGTGCAGTTTTTTGAATCCGTCACAGTGATGCGGAAGGTACCTCCGGTCAGACCAGATAGCGAAGTGGTATTGGGACTTTGAGGTGGATTCCAAGTATAGTTGTAGCCACCATTGCCCCCTCTGGTATTCAAAGTAATAGAACCTGCTATATTACATCCCGGCTGGATGATGACTGGATTAAGTTTTAGCGAGTCTGAAGGCTCGTTGATGGTAAACTCGACAGTTTTCTTACAAGAATTTCCACGATGAGTTGTCTGAAAAGCATACATACCTGCTTTAAGATTATTTAATGTTATAGAATCTCCACGATTATGGGGTCCCAGTATATTTGAAAATGGATTTAAAGGTAAAAATTCAAAATCTGTAGAACGAGGAATTGATATCATTTTTAGAGTTGCACTTCCATTATTTGCCCCTTTGCAAGTTATATCCTGATGGACTTCAGTTAAATTTAATGAATTGTTGTACAACGTATCATATGGTATAGTAATAGAATCCACTTTATAACATATAAGTGAATCTTTCACTGTAATTTTATGTCTACCTGCTATTTGATCGGGAGGAGGAGAAGTAGGGGATATATCGAATTTTCGGCTGAAACCTGATGGGAGGGGTTCTATTTCCAAATTGTATATATTTCCTGATTTTGGCATGCCACCTGAAACATTCACATTGATGAAGCCAAAAACCCCTGATTGATTACACGGAGCAGGACTATGTAAACTCAAAGTCATATTAATAGGAGAGCGTGAAAGTTCTGTACTATCTACAATCTGGCATCCTGTATCTTTGTTGGTAATAGTTACATAATACTTTCCTGTACGCAGCCTATCTAAAGAATCTAAACCTCGACCACTCAATAAGTTAGACCATTGGTAGGTATAGTTTTTGTAAAATCCATACACAGGGTTAATTTTTATACTGCCATTGTCACTATAAGAACATAATGGATCTATTTTTGTAAGGTTATATTTTAGACCTTCTAAATTATCAAATGAAAACCTATCCATTTGTTTTCTTCCACTGACATCTGTCAAAATTATTTCAAAATTTTTATTTGCATCCAGATTTGGTATAGTGACCCTTTGTCCATCTGAGAGACCTCCACCAGTATACTCGGTGCCATTGACTGTATAAGAATAAGGAGGTGTGCCACCTACTCCATAGAAAGTGATTGAACCTTTTTTCGCTCCGTCAGCATCACAGTAAGACCTGAAGAGTTTAAAATCAGTTGAAACCAAATCGATTTGACCCTGATTAAATTTTATTATTGACTTTGAACACGGAGATATATCCTTGTAACAAACTTCAACACCTCCTGAAATAAAATTTCCATTAAAGACTATGGGAGATTTATTACCAGCATCTCCGATTACATCAAAACAGATCGTAAAAAGCACACTATCGTGAGGGATGGTTATGGGATCACCAGCCCAAACTACATTTAAATAACCCTTATCTTTATTGTTACAATTAAATAAATCTCCAAAAAAACTGCTCTTTAAAGAAGGATGGACAAATGTCGCGGGGCATGAAGGTACAACCAATGTTGCGTCATATGAAAGACTAAACTGAAAAGATTCTACATCCTTAAAGTTTTTTGTGGTAACATCCATACACACAGTGCTACCTGTTGTCCCGGATTTTTGCTTTATTTCCAAACAAAGGGTGTCTTGCCCACTTGCATTTAAGGAAATAAAAAGTAATAGTAATGCAAAATATTTTATAATAAAAATTTTATTTAACATCATGATAATCAGTCAATTAAAGTTAGTACAAACGCCTTTTATTTTAAAATAAAATGCAAATGTATATAAAAAATATTAATATATGATGTAAAGAGGGAAACTGTTGGTAAGAAAACGCAAAATTAGGTTTTAATGTTGTTTTATCCAAAATAAAAAATGAATATTTCTTATACGACCCCGGATAAATTATCTAACTTTGTCCTTCATTCTTCAATTCAATTTGTGACAATAATCCACTTCACCGCAAGACTTTTTTTCCTGGCATTGCTCAGCAACCCATTCTTGATGCAGGGTCAGGATGAAGATGTCTTATTTATAAAAAAGATTCATGACGAGGCACTTACTGCCGGAAAAGCATATCCCTGGCTCAAAGAATTATGTACAAAACACGGAGGGAGAATAGCCGGATCGCCGGCATATATAGGGGCGGCATCACTAACAAAAGACATGTTGGCCTCTGTCAAAGGAGTACAAAGCACGCTTCAGGATTGTGAGGCCAGCTATTGGTACAGAGGATCTAAGGAAAAAGTTATGCTATTGGATACAAAAGGCAGAAAAACCCCATTAAAAGCACTCTCACTTGGAAATTCAGTAGCTACACCTGCCGGCGGTATCACTGCAGAAGTTGTGGAAGTAAAGAGCCTTGATGAAGTAGAATCATTGGGCAAGGAAAAAATCAAAGGGAAGATAGTTTTTTACAACAGGCCTATGGATCCAACGCAGATCCGTACTTTCAACAGTTATGGCGGAGCTGCTGATCAGCGCGTTTTTGGGCCTTCCAAAGCTGCTGAATATGGTGCAGTGGCGGCCATAGTGAGGTCACTGACCACTTCAAATGATGATTTCCCCCACACAGGAGTCACAGTATATCAAGACAGTACACAGCGGATACCGGGCTTAGCCATCAGTACCAATGATGCCAATATGCTGAGCAAAAAACTTGCAATAGGTCCGGTAAGCATGTATATAAAGACAGATTGTAAAACGATAGGTATGAGATCGGCCCCAACAGTCATAGGTGAAATGAAAGGCAGTAAATATCCGGAAGAAATACTACTCGTCGGAGGCCATCTTGATAGTTGGGATGTAGGCCAGGGTGCGCATGATGACGGATCAGGTTGCGTACAGGCTATGGAAGTACTCAGGATTTTTTCAGCTATAGGTTATACACCCAAAAGAACAATTCGCGCAGTACTTTTTTCCAATGAAGAAAATGGTCTCGCCGGAGGCAGAACTTATGCAGAGGTATCAAACAAAAAAGGCGAATTTCATTTGGCTGCTATGGAGTCTGATGCCGGAGGGTTTTCTCCCAGAGGATTTAGTTTTGAAGCAGATACTTCGGTATTTAAAACGTATTATAAAAATGTCAGTAAGTGGCTGCCTGTATTGGAAAGTTATGGTTTGATATTCGAAATGGGTGGTTCAGGGGCAGACATCAGCCCTTTAAAATCTCAAAAAGGACTGCTCATAGGTTTAAGACCTGACTCTCAAAGATATTTTGACTATCATCATACTGATAATGACCTCATACAACATGTAAATAGAAGGGAACTGGAGTTGGGCGCTGCGGCGATGGCAAGCCTCATTTATCTCATAGACAAATACGGAATCAAGTGAGTTTAAAAAAACAACAAGATATCATCCAGGTAGGTGATCTTTCATTTATCAAATATATAGATGCAAAGGAGATTGAAAAAAAAGTACAGGAAATAGCCGACTCCATCAGAGAAGATTATCACGAAAAATACCCCATGTTTTTGGTAGTAATGAATGGTGCTTTCATCTATGCAGCTGATCTGATCAGAAAGCTGGACTTCCCCTGTGAGCTCAATTTTGTTCGTATCAAATCATATCAGGGAACCGAAAGCACAGGCCAAATAGATATCTATATGCCACCAAATATTGATATTAAAAACAGGCACATCATCATCATAGAAGATATCATAGATACAGGCAATACGATGTCTGCCTTTTTACCAGAATTGGAGAAAAATCAACCTGCGTCGATATGTTTGTCTTCTATTCTCGTAAAACCCGAGGCTCACCAACATCCTATCATCACTCATTATCCGGGATTTATTATCCCCAATAAATTTGTAGTAGGATATGGACTGGACTATGACGGCATGGGTAGAAATCTCAAGGATTTATATCAGCTGAACGACAATTCTTAAATGCACTTTTATGCTTTCTGACCAAGAACAGGCTGTAAAAATTGTGCATCATTTAATGTATTCAAATGACCGGTTTTCACAATGGTTGGGTATTGATATACTGGAAGTGATGCCGGGAAAATGCACCGTTCAGGTGAAAGTGAAACCGGAAATGCTCAATGGATTTAATTTATGTCATGGTGGCGTCACCTTTGCAGTGGCTGACAGCGCTTTTGCATTTGCGAGCAATTCGAGAGGCATACAGTCCTTGTCTGTGGAGACATCCATTTCTCATATAAAAAAGGTATTGCCTGATGATACTATCACAGCAGTAGCTACAGAAAAACATATCACATCAAAGTTTGGGCACTATGAAGTTTTACTGACCAATCAGCACAATGAAACGGTGGCGATATTTAAGGGTACGGTATTCAGGACAGGAAAATCCTGGGAAATTCTATAAACAAACGGCCTTATCAAACCATTTAGCATGTTACCAATAGGTTAAAGTCTCTGATTTTGGAATTTTACACTATATTTGTGGATTGTTATTAATTCATGATGTTTTTTAAATACATAATTGATTAAAAAATGAGGTATATCATCAACACCCTTTTTATACTTTTTATCAGCGGCTCGATCATTGCTCAAGGGATTGAGTTTTTCCAAGGCACATGGAAGGAAGCCCTCGCCAAAGCCAAAGCTGAAGAAAAACTTGTGTTTGTAGATGCTTATGCAAAATGGTGCGGTCCGTGTAAAGTCATGGCCAAAAATGTTTTTACGCAGCAAAAAGTTGGAGACTTTTTTAATGCCAATTTTATCAACCTCAAACTCGATATGGAGGAATCAGATGGCGTTACTTTCGGTCACGTTTATCCTGTCTCGGCATATCCTACCTTGCTCTTTCTGGATGGCGAAGGAAAGGTAGTCAAAAAAGTGGTCGGAGGCCAGCAAGCTGAAGGACTTATCGCCCAAGGGGAAGATGCCAATAAAAAGAATGACAAGAGTGGCAAGTTTGAAGAAAAATATCTTGCTGGTGACAGGAGCTATGATTTGATGTATTCTTATGTGAAGGCTCTCAACGCAGCAAGTAAACCAAGCCTGAAGATATCCAATGACTATCTCTTGTCCAATCCTGACATCACGGAAAATCAAAAGTTGTTGTTTATACTCGAGGCTGCCACAGAAGCAGACAGCAAACTTTTTGATCAGGTGATCAGTAATAAATCTAAAATCATAGCCGTGGCGGGCAAAAAAACATATGAAGACAAATGTAAAAGCGCCTGTCAGGCTACAGTAACAAAAGCAGTCAATTTTGAAATGGAATCTATGCTTACTGAAGCAAATAGTAAAGCAAAAAAAACATTTCCTGATGATGCAGACAAGTTTATTGCTAAGTCAGGCATGTATTATTATAAGACTTTCAGAATGGAATCACCCTATACTCAAAGTTATAAATCACTGGCCAAGTCTGCCGGAAAAGATCCTGAAACTTTGATGTTTATTGTAAAAGATATTAATAAAAATTTTAAGGACAATAAAAAAATGATGACAGATGCTTCACAATATGCGGAGGTCGTCTGGGAAGCAAAAAAAGATA
The sequence above is drawn from the Saprospiraceae bacterium genome and encodes:
- a CDS encoding M20/M25/M40 family metallo-hydrolase; amino-acid sequence: MQGQDEDVLFIKKIHDEALTAGKAYPWLKELCTKHGGRIAGSPAYIGAASLTKDMLASVKGVQSTLQDCEASYWYRGSKEKVMLLDTKGRKTPLKALSLGNSVATPAGGITAEVVEVKSLDEVESLGKEKIKGKIVFYNRPMDPTQIRTFNSYGGAADQRVFGPSKAAEYGAVAAIVRSLTTSNDDFPHTGVTVYQDSTQRIPGLAISTNDANMLSKKLAIGPVSMYIKTDCKTIGMRSAPTVIGEMKGSKYPEEILLVGGHLDSWDVGQGAHDDGSGCVQAMEVLRIFSAIGYTPKRTIRAVLFSNEENGLAGGRTYAEVSNKKGEFHLAAMESDAGGFSPRGFSFEADTSVFKTYYKNVSKWLPVLESYGLIFEMGGSGADISPLKSQKGLLIGLRPDSQRYFDYHHTDNDLIQHVNRRELELGAAAMASLIYLIDKYGIK
- the hpt gene encoding hypoxanthine phosphoribosyltransferase, coding for MIQVGDLSFIKYIDAKEIEKKVQEIADSIREDYHEKYPMFLVVMNGAFIYAADLIRKLDFPCELNFVRIKSYQGTESTGQIDIYMPPNIDIKNRHIIIIEDIIDTGNTMSAFLPELEKNQPASICLSSILVKPEAHQHPIITHYPGFIIPNKFVVGYGLDYDGMGRNLKDLYQLNDNS
- a CDS encoding hotdog fold thioesterase translates to MLSDQEQAVKIVHHLMYSNDRFSQWLGIDILEVMPGKCTVQVKVKPEMLNGFNLCHGGVTFAVADSAFAFASNSRGIQSLSVETSISHIKKVLPDDTITAVATEKHITSKFGHYEVLLTNQHNETVAIFKGTVFRTGKSWEIL
- a CDS encoding thioredoxin family protein; translated protein: MRYIINTLFILFISGSIIAQGIEFFQGTWKEALAKAKAEEKLVFVDAYAKWCGPCKVMAKNVFTQQKVGDFFNANFINLKLDMEESDGVTFGHVYPVSAYPTLLFLDGEGKVVKKVVGGQQAEGLIAQGEDANKKNDKSGKFEEKYLAGDRSYDLMYSYVKALNAASKPSLKISNDYLLSNPDITENQKLLFILEAATEADSKLFDQVISNKSKIIAVAGKKTYEDKCKSACQATVTKAVNFEMESMLTEANSKAKKTFPDDADKFIAKSGMYYYKTFRMESPYTQSYKSLAKSAGKDPETLMFIVKDINKNFKDNKKMMTDASQYAEVVWEAKKDMESLGTFCSILLSINETEKAIKVAKVAREKAEKSGEDLSGYDGLINYLNSKKA